Proteins co-encoded in one Nocardioides sp. genomic window:
- the pdxY gene encoding pyridoxal kinase PdxY — MRILSIQSHVAYGHVGNSAAVFPLQRLGHEVWPVLTVNFSNHTGYGAWRGPLIDPADVAAVITGIEEREQFGRIDAVLSGYQGSPAISDVIVDAVARVKAANPNATYTCDPVMGNATSGCFVNPEIPPEYRDTVIPVADIVTPNQFELGFITDRPELSQASSLAQILEGVDAVRALGPSTVLVTSVLREGAAEDTIEMIAVTAEGSWLVSTPRLPMKANGSGDITAALFTAHLHETGSAAEALGRTASSVFAVLTATLDSGERELRLVQSQEAIANPANEFDVTQVR; from the coding sequence GTGCGCATCCTGTCCATCCAGTCCCATGTCGCCTACGGCCATGTCGGGAACTCCGCAGCCGTCTTCCCGTTGCAGCGCCTCGGGCACGAGGTGTGGCCGGTCCTGACCGTGAACTTCTCCAACCACACCGGGTACGGCGCGTGGCGCGGGCCGCTGATCGACCCGGCCGACGTGGCGGCCGTGATCACGGGGATCGAGGAGCGCGAACAATTCGGCCGGATCGACGCCGTGCTGTCGGGCTACCAGGGCTCCCCCGCGATCTCCGACGTGATCGTCGACGCGGTGGCGCGGGTCAAGGCCGCCAACCCGAACGCGACCTACACCTGCGACCCGGTCATGGGCAACGCCACGAGCGGATGCTTCGTCAATCCCGAGATCCCGCCGGAGTACCGCGACACCGTGATCCCGGTGGCCGACATCGTGACACCCAACCAGTTCGAACTCGGGTTCATCACCGACCGCCCCGAACTGTCGCAGGCGTCCTCGCTCGCGCAGATCCTGGAAGGGGTGGACGCCGTTCGCGCGCTCGGCCCTTCCACCGTCCTGGTCACGTCGGTCCTGCGCGAGGGCGCTGCCGAGGACACGATCGAGATGATCGCCGTGACCGCCGAGGGCTCGTGGCTGGTCAGCACGCCGCGCCTGCCGATGAAGGCCAACGGCTCCGGAGACATCACGGCTGCGCTGTTCACCGCCCACTTGCACGAGACCGGGTCGGCCGCGGAGGCCCTCGGGCGTACCGCCTCTTCGGTCTTCGCGGTCTTGACGGCGACCCTCGACTCGGGTGAGCGCGAACTTCGACTCGTCCAGTCACAAGAGGCCATCGCGAACCCGGCCAACGAGTTCGACGTCACCCAGGTCCGCTAG
- a CDS encoding DUF4032 domain-containing protein: MALRFIANRMDPGFVTLPWTNPLDEWSDEYVVPLPRGLSRHIVRIISLDGQTYALKETTEEMAMREYRLLRDLQRIPLPSVLAQGVVTGRTDAEGEPLPAILITEHLRFSLPYRSLFAHGMTAENLPSLIDAIVVLLVRLHLAGFYWGDVSLSNVLFRRAAGEFSAYLVDAETGELRDHLSDQMRHYDVTVGCENIFAELLDLHASGAIDVEERALTIVETLEERYAALWAELTRVEEYPAGELWRIEERVERLNELGFDVDELDVETDFDGDRIVIRPKVVEAGHHARELQGLTGLTVEDNQARRLLNDLAAYTTHKNLGREPRELVAGRWLHEIFEPIMELVPPDARGKLDGAEIFHEILVHRWYLSERAGEEVSIFDTARDYIKTVLLQKPDEAITSPAGEAGPEIDD; encoded by the coding sequence ATGGCCTTGCGCTTCATCGCCAACCGAATGGATCCGGGATTCGTCACGCTGCCTTGGACCAATCCTCTGGACGAGTGGTCGGACGAGTACGTCGTGCCGCTGCCTCGCGGCCTGTCTCGCCACATTGTGCGGATCATCAGCTTGGACGGGCAGACGTACGCCTTGAAGGAGACCACCGAAGAGATGGCGATGCGGGAGTACCGCCTCCTGCGCGACCTGCAGCGGATCCCACTGCCTTCGGTGCTCGCCCAGGGCGTCGTGACAGGACGCACGGATGCCGAAGGGGAGCCCCTACCGGCCATCTTGATCACCGAGCACCTGCGGTTCTCACTGCCCTATCGCAGCCTGTTCGCCCACGGGATGACGGCCGAGAACCTTCCCAGCCTGATCGACGCCATCGTCGTGTTGCTCGTACGCCTGCATCTGGCGGGTTTCTACTGGGGCGACGTCTCGCTGTCGAACGTGCTGTTTCGGCGTGCCGCCGGGGAGTTCTCGGCCTACCTGGTGGACGCCGAAACCGGTGAACTACGCGATCACCTCAGCGACCAGATGCGGCACTATGACGTGACCGTCGGCTGCGAGAACATCTTCGCCGAACTGCTCGATCTGCATGCCAGTGGCGCGATCGACGTCGAGGAGCGCGCGCTGACGATCGTGGAGACCCTGGAAGAGAGGTACGCCGCGCTCTGGGCCGAGCTGACCCGGGTCGAGGAGTACCCCGCAGGCGAGCTCTGGCGCATCGAGGAGCGGGTGGAGCGACTCAACGAGCTCGGCTTCGACGTGGACGAACTGGACGTTGAGACCGACTTCGACGGCGACCGGATCGTGATCCGCCCGAAGGTCGTCGAAGCCGGACATCACGCCCGCGAACTGCAAGGGCTCACGGGGCTCACCGTCGAGGACAACCAGGCTCGGCGACTGCTCAATGACCTGGCGGCCTACACCACGCACAAGAATCTCGGGCGCGAGCCTCGCGAACTCGTCGCCGGCCGGTGGCTGCACGAGATCTTCGAGCCGATCATGGAGTTGGTGCCGCCCGACGCCCGCGGCAAGTTGGACGGCGCCGAGATCTTCCACGAGATCCTGGTGCACCGGTGGTATCTGTCCGAGCGGGCGGGCGAGGAGGTGTCGATATTCGACACCGCCCGCGACTACATCAAGACCGTGCTGCTGCAAAAGCCCGACGAGGCCATCACCAGCCCAGCAGGAGAGGCCGGACCGGAGATCGACGACTGA